The proteins below are encoded in one region of Pseudonocardia sp. DSM 110487:
- a CDS encoding dihydrofolate reductase family protein: MAKVVSTLFISADGVAEIDPDWHFPYFDDNMGRAVTEDYDTADVLLIGRETYDSFAGAWPEREAAGGEDAPFAKRLGDTRKIVVSRQALEFSWRNSELIEGDLVEAVAALKADEAITGILIPGSISVVQQLLAAGLVDELRLLVHPVAARKGRRLFDDGDAPYHLKVTLTEAYPTGVIRVIYVPADEPTKTGYDEVKGQV; the protein is encoded by the coding sequence ATGGCGAAGGTCGTCTCGACACTGTTCATCTCGGCCGACGGCGTGGCCGAGATCGACCCGGATTGGCACTTCCCGTACTTCGACGACAACATGGGCCGCGCGGTCACCGAGGACTACGACACCGCCGACGTGCTGCTCATCGGCCGCGAGACCTACGACAGCTTCGCCGGCGCCTGGCCGGAGCGCGAGGCGGCAGGCGGGGAGGACGCGCCGTTCGCGAAGCGGCTCGGGGACACCCGCAAGATCGTCGTCTCGCGGCAGGCCCTCGAGTTCTCGTGGCGCAACTCGGAACTGATCGAGGGCGATCTCGTCGAGGCCGTCGCCGCGCTCAAGGCCGACGAGGCGATCACGGGCATCCTCATCCCGGGCTCGATCTCCGTCGTGCAGCAGCTGCTCGCCGCCGGGCTGGTCGACGAGCTCCGCCTGCTGGTGCACCCGGTGGCGGCCCGCAAGGGCAGGCGGCTCTTCGACGACGGCGATGCGCCGTACCACCTGAAGGTGACGTTGACGGAGGCGTACCCGACCGGCGTGATCCGCGTGATCTACGTGCCGGCCGATGAGCCGACCAAGACGGGCTACGACGAGGTCAAGGGCCAGGTGTGA
- a CDS encoding PP2C family protein-serine/threonine phosphatase, translated as MATGVHAPRERLRRIEAVTDTTLGHLGVEELLAELLDRVRDLLEVDTAAVLLLDRSGQYLVATAARGVEEEVRQGVRIPLGKGFAGRIAALKAPVILEKVDHSNVLNPILRDKGIRSLLGVPLMSNGQAIGVLHVGSMTTRRFTPEETELLQLAADRVALAAQTRQIMVSRAAAATLQRSLLPAKLPVVPGLEFASRYAPGGGGEVGGDWYDVFDVPSGHIYVVVGDVVGRGMDAAVAMGRLRTALRALALQTHDPADLIARLDEHVRHFERGIMATVLCAVLSPSHDRLVASSAGHPPPVSTSPDGPAQVVDVPPDVPLGVDPSRPRRATPVPLPPGRALFLYTDGLIERRGHSPDVGIERLCAALCPGPADAICGKVMFELLGAHPADDDVAVLMMSRLLVDGAEVLTRR; from the coding sequence ATGGCGACGGGCGTTCACGCTCCGCGCGAGCGGCTGCGTCGCATCGAAGCGGTGACCGATACCACGCTCGGGCATCTCGGGGTCGAGGAGCTGCTGGCCGAGTTGCTCGATCGGGTGCGCGACCTCCTCGAGGTCGACACCGCGGCCGTGCTCCTGCTGGACCGGTCGGGGCAGTACCTCGTCGCCACGGCCGCCCGCGGCGTCGAGGAGGAGGTGCGCCAGGGCGTCCGGATCCCGCTCGGCAAGGGATTCGCCGGGCGGATCGCGGCGCTGAAGGCGCCGGTCATCCTCGAGAAGGTCGACCACTCGAACGTCCTCAACCCGATCCTGCGGGACAAGGGGATCCGCTCGCTCCTCGGCGTTCCGCTGATGTCGAACGGCCAGGCGATCGGCGTCCTGCACGTCGGGAGCATGACCACACGGCGTTTCACGCCGGAGGAGACCGAGCTGCTCCAGCTCGCGGCCGATCGGGTGGCCCTCGCGGCCCAGACCAGGCAGATCATGGTGTCCCGGGCCGCTGCGGCCACGCTCCAGCGCAGCCTCCTGCCCGCGAAGCTGCCGGTCGTGCCGGGCCTCGAGTTCGCGTCCCGGTACGCGCCCGGCGGCGGCGGGGAGGTCGGGGGCGACTGGTACGACGTCTTCGACGTGCCATCGGGACACATCTACGTCGTCGTCGGCGACGTCGTCGGCCGCGGCATGGACGCCGCCGTCGCGATGGGCAGGCTCCGCACCGCCCTGCGCGCGCTCGCCCTCCAGACCCATGACCCCGCCGACCTGATCGCGCGCCTCGACGAGCACGTCCGGCACTTCGAGCGCGGGATCATGGCCACCGTGCTGTGCGCGGTGCTCTCGCCGTCCCACGACCGCCTCGTTGCGTCCAGTGCAGGCCACCCGCCACCCGTCTCGACCTCACCCGATGGGCCCGCCCAGGTGGTGGACGTACCACCCGACGTACCTCTCGGCGTCGACCCCTCGCGCCCGCGACGTGCCACTCCCGTCCCGCTGCCACCCGGCCGCGCCCTCTTCCTCTACACCGATGGCCTCATCGAACGGCGAGGGCATTCTCCCGACGTCGGCATCGAGCGCCTGTGCGCGGCACTCTGCCCCGGGCCGGCCGACGCGATCTGCGGGAAGGTGATGTTCGAGCTGCTCGGCGCCCATCCGGCCGACGACGACGTTGCCGTGCTCATGATGTCGCGGCTGCTCGTGGACGGCGCCGAAGTGCTGACGCGGCGCTGA